In a single window of the Leishmania donovani BPK282A1 complete genome, chromosome 6 genome:
- a CDS encoding coproporphyrinogen III oxidase → MSLAIEAVKDFLVKLQDDICEALEAEDGQATFMEDKWTREGGGGGRTRVMVNGAVIEKGGVNFSHVYGKGLPGSSTERHPDMTGCNFQAMGVSLVIHPKNPHVPTSHANVRLFVAEREGKEPVWWFGGGFDLTPYYAVEEDCRYFHQVAQDLCKPFGADVYTRFKVWCDEYFFIPYRNEARGIGGLFFDDLNEWPFEKCFEFVQAVGKGYIDAYIPIVNRRKNTPYTEQQVEFQEFRRGRYAEFNLVIDRGTKFGLQSGGRTESILISLPPRARWGYDWQPEPGTPEARLTEYFLTKRQWV, encoded by the coding sequence ATGTCGCTTGCAATCGAAGCTGTAAAGGACTTTCTTGTGAAGCTTCAGGATGACATATGTGAAGCTCTCGAGGCGGAGGACGGACAGGCAACGTTCATGGAAGATAAGTGGACacgcgagggcggcggtggcggccgcacGCGCGTCATGGTGAATGGCGCCGTGATCGAAAAGGGCGGCGTGAACTTTTCACACGTGTATGGGAAGGGACTGCCAGGGTCCTCGACAGAGCGGCACCCTGACATGACTGGTTGCAACTTCCAGGCGATGGGAGTCTCGCTTGTTATCCATCCAAAGAACCCCCATGTCCCCACATCGCACGCGAATGTGCGTCTCTTTGTTgccgagagggagggcaagGAGCCGGTGTGGTGGTTCGGTGGCGGCTTCGATCTCACGCCGTACTATGCTGTGGAGGAAGACTGCCGCTACTTCCACCAAGTCGCACAGGACCTCTGCAAGCCCTTCGGCGCTGACGTGTACACGCGCTTCAAGGTGTGGTGTGACGAGTACTTCTTCATACCTTACCGAAACGAGGCCCGTGGGATTGGCGGCCTCTTCTTCGACGACCTTAACGAGTGGCCGTTTGAGAAATGCTTCGAATTTGTGCAGGCGGTGGGCAAGGGCTACATTGATGCGTACATCCCAATTGTGAACCGGCGCAAGAACACACCATACACAGAACAGCAGGTGGAGTTCCAAGAGTTCCGCCGCGGACGGTACGCGGAGTTCAACCTGGTGATTGACCGCGGCACGAAGTTCGGCCTCCAGTCTGGCGGTCGAACCGAGTCCATCTTGAtttcactgccgccgcgtgcgcgctggGGCTACGATTGGCAGCCAGAACCTGGCACGCCGGAGGCACGGTTGACGGAGTACTTTTTGACGAAGAGACAGTGGGTGTAG
- a CDS encoding protoporphyrinogen oxidase-like protein encodes MASQSPKYLMLYSTTDGHTKTIVDTIATLLTDETKARCDVVDIKDGNSYVLADYEKVLLGASIRYGHFSAAFIKYVKQHHSELNAMPSAFVSVNLTARKSDKNTATTNVYTRKFLNQSSWFPQLVGVFAGALRYPRYNFFDRVLIQFIMMVTGGETDSTKEIVYTDWGAVRVFASDFAALPLAVPPRPKANAAEKPDGILRSGNGARCLLAIVGMSAAVVVGIRIIVAKRG; translated from the coding sequence ATGGCGTCACAGAGCCCCAAGTACCTAATGTTGTACTCTACAACAGACGGGCATACCAAAACGATTGTGGATACAATAGCAACGCTACTCACCGACGAGACAAAGGCGCGGTGCGATGTTGTCGACATCAAGGACGGTAACAGTTACGTGCTGGCAGACTACGAAAAGGTTCTCCTCGGTGCGTCCATTCGCTACGGGCATTTTAGCGCTGCCTTTATCAAGTATGTCAAGCAGCACCATAGTGAGCTTAACGCTATGCCGTCGGCTTTCGTCAGCGTCAATCTCACAGCACGCAAGTCAGACAAGAACACCGCTACGACTAACGTTTACACACGGAAGTTTCTCAATCAGTCATCATGGTTTCCGCAACTTGTCGGTGTCTTTGCAGGCGCGTTGCGGTATCCTCGCTACAACTTTTTTGATCGGGTCCTGATTCAATTCATTATGATGGTCACAGGTGGGGAAACGGATTCGACGAAAGAAATTGTGTACACTGATTGGGGTGCTGTTCGAGTATTTGCGTCTGACTTCGCAGCTTTACCTTTGGCAGTACCACCGCGGCCGAAGGCGAATGCAGCAGAGAAGCCTGATGGTATTCTCAGAAGTGGCAACGGTGCGCGCTGTTTGCTCGCGATAGTCGGCATGTCAGCGGCTGTCGTTGTCGGAATCCGTATAATCGTTGCAAAACGCGGATAG